A segment of the Marinomonas posidonica IVIA-Po-181 genome:
GGCTGAGGTATCTGAGGTGCCCCGTCCGACTACCACTAACATAGTATCGTAAAGATTTTCTGGCGGTTGTTCTGGATCCAGCCCTAACGACTCATAAATTCGTGCTTGAAAGGCTTCGATCATATCGTCCTGTAAACCAAGCTCACGGCCATAAGTTACCTTCAAACCTGGGTGTTTTTCTTCATAGGTGGTCAACACGGAAGGAATATCATTTTTCGCATGGGTGGCCGCAAACAACATTCCTGGTACAGCGTAAATCTCTTCCACACCTTGCCTAATGAGACTGTCTAACCCCATATGAATGTTAGGAGCCGAAAACTCCAAAAAGCCATACTCCACAGGCAAGTCTGGATAACGGTTTTTCAAACCTTTTGCGACCAAACCAAATTCACGCTCTGCATCTTTGTCACGACTGCCATGACCACAGATCATAATGCCTTGCTTCTTTGGGAGTGCTGTATTGCTCATTACGTCTCTCTTAATAGTCAATTTGGATAAGTAATCTTCTGCCCAAGACTACTATCTTTTTTGCTCTTGCTGCTGATCTAAATCAAGCAGCAAAGATTGAATCTCGGCCTCGCAGCCATTGTCATCTTGCCACATACCACGCTGAATGGCTTCTAACAAACGCTCCGCCATTTCCTCCAACGCGTGGGGATTATTATCACGCATAAAAGCTTGATTGTCTGGGTCTAATAATAACTGCTGGGTCACCTGCTCGTACTGATAATTTGCCACCAAATCCGTTGTCGCATCGTAAGCAAACAAATAATCGACCGTGGCCGTCATCTCGAATGCCCCTTTGTAACCATGTTCACGCATTGCCTGAATCCATTTTGGATTCAACACTCTAGAACGAACAACCCGATTGAGTTCTTCTTTTAAAGTACGGATTTTAGGAGAACTGGGATTAGAGTGATCATTGTGATAAACGCTCGGCGCTTGACCACGAAACTGTGTCACCGCATTGGTCATACCGCCTTGAAACTGGTAATAATCATCCGAGTCTAAGATATCGTGTTCACGGTTATCTTGATTTTGAACCACGGCTTCCAGTTTTGATAAGCGTGCGATGAAAGCGCCTTTGGCTTCTACCCCATCATGTTTATCGCCATCATAGGCATAGCCGCCCCAATTCACATAAGCTTCGGCAAGGTCACTGCGCTCATCCCAGCAACGCTCATCAATTAAACCTTGGAGTCCAGCACCGTATGCACCGGGTTTACTACCAAACACCCGATAGGATGCCTGTCGCTTTGCACTCTCTGGATCCATTCCATCGGCCAATAATGCTTCCTCACGTTCGGCAATATGGCGGCGAATAACATTGCCAGTACCCGGCTCTTCAAAGTCCGCAATGGCCAATACGGCGGCATCATATAAACGCATGACATTGGCAAAAGCATCACGAAAAAAGCCCGATACTCGAAGCGTCACATCCACTCGTGGTCGACCCAATTGCATACAGGACAAGACGTCGAAATCCATCACCCGATTCGAACCTGGCGCCCAAATTGGACGAACCCCCATCAAGGCAAACGCTTGCGCAATGTCGTCGCCTCCGGTGCGCATTGTTGCCGTTCCCCATACCGACAAACCCAATTCACTGGGGTAATCACCGTGCTCTTGTAAATGCCGTTGCAGCAGAGCCTCTGCCGATGTTTGACCAATGGCCCAGGCCGCAGGCGATGGAATCGAACGGTTATCGACCGAGAAAAAGTTACGCCCGGTCGGCAAGGTATCCAGTCGACCTCGAGTTGGTGCGCCACTTGGCCCCGGGGCAATAAAGCCACCTGACAAACCGGTTAACAAGGCTTGAATCTCTTGCTTAGCACTCTCATGAAGCGCCTTTAATAGCTGCTGCTTAGCGTGTTTCAAAAGCTTCGCTGTGAGAGGCAAGGACGACATTAACGCTTCTGTTTCTGTTGCCCCCAGTAAATACCGCTGTACTAGATCCACCGCCAACAACTCAAGCCTTTCTTTTGTATCAGCATACGTTCGCCATTCACTCGAACTAATGGCTTGCAGTCTCTCAGGCTTTTCTCCCATCCAGATCGAACGAGTCGCCTGCATAGGATCAAAATCCTTTACCGTCAAAGCCAGATCGGCGACCAAAGCATGCAGTAAACCGCGACTGTCATCTTGGTTCCCTCTTGGCAAACGCAACAAAGCCACTAAGGTATCAGCAAGTTTAGAATGCTCTGGCAACTCACCAAGACGGTGCAAACCATGCCGAATCTGTGCTTCTTTGATTTCACACAAATACGCATCCACCCCCTCCAAAACAGACTCTTCATTCTGCGCATCAATACCGCTTAACTCTTCCAGTAAATGCGTTTGTGTTACCTTCTCAAGTATTTTCTCACGCAACCAAGTTTCGCGACGAACATCCATGCCCATGGCTTGGTAATATTCATCCACCAAATTTTCCAATTCGGCCATCTCGCCATAGGTTTCGGCTCGTGTCATCGGTGGCATCAAATGATCAATAATAACCGCTTGCGTTCGACGCTTGGCTTGCGCCCCTTCTCCAGGGTCATTAACAATAAAAGGGTAAAAATGCGGCATCGCACCAAGAGCGATATCAGGCCAACATTGCTCGGACAATGCCGTCCCTTTCCCCGGTAACCATTCCAAGTTGCCGTGTTTACCAACATGCACAAAGGCATCGACTTGATAGACATGTCTTAGCCAAAAATAGAACGCTAGATAACTGTGAGGTGGAATCAAATCTGGATCATGATAGTTCGCTGCTAGATCTAAGTTAAAGCCGCGCGCTGGTTGAATGCCCACGAAAGTGTCACCCAAACGAATGCCCGCCAACATAAGACGATATTGACCATTTTGGAGACGACACTTGTGATCGTTTTCAGGTGGCCCCCAACGATCCCAAACCGCTTGTTGGCAAACCAAGGGCAACTGATAGAAATGCTCTAAATAGTCTTCTAGGGCTAAACTTTGCCAGCAACCTCTTTCATGCAAGGTATTGGGGTTATTGGTTACCGCACCTAATAAAGCTTCTATTAAGGCATTACCATTTTCAGGAATAGCTTCAATCGGATAGCCCTGATCTTTTAAGGCGTTCAATAAATTGACGGTTGAAGCCGGTGTGTCTAAACCCACCCCATTACCAATACGGCCATCTTTGGTTGGGTAATTCGCCAACACAAACGCAATACGTTTGTCCGCATTGGCCTTAGCTGATAATGTGACATAGCGATGCGCTAACTGAGCGACAAACTTAGCCCTTTCTGAGTTCAGTTGATAACGCACCAAATCAATTTGAGCGGCTTGATGAAAATGACTCAAGGCTTTAAAACTGATGGCTCGCGTAATCACTCGACCATCCATTTCAGGTAAAACAATCTGCATCGCCACATCGCGGCTGCGTAAGCCTTGTGTTTGAGCTTGCCAATCCTCTTCTGTGCTAGCAGACAAAATCAGCTGTAAGACAGGAATATTCGCACTAA
Coding sequences within it:
- the cobN gene encoding cobaltochelatase subunit CobN, whose protein sequence is MHLLAAKPGGFVDDEGIVDLGQNPADLVILAAADSVLGALGAALDHLGHQSDLPSVRLANWMQLVKPAAYDLYEHKVLEDAKVVVVSLLGGEHYWPYGFQQLQAWCQAKPGRILIMVPGDDAKDPALSQASNVELEDHHRIWRYLRESGLSNSQACLRFISARFFDKQVCWTEPSTLPNAVIYHQGDVASYVEWQADYQKEETRRPVALLVFYRSLLQSGNTQVFDDLIDILKAQGLQPLTVAVNSLKDDVAIQLVDTLIEKSQAKVILNTTGFAANRAASPDLSSNPSDFQSPFSANIPVLQLILSASTEEDWQAQTQGLRSRDVAMQIVLPEMDGRVITRAISFKALSHFHQAAQIDLVRYQLNSERAKFVAQLAHRYVTLSAKANADKRIAFVLANYPTKDGRIGNGVGLDTPASTVNLLNALKDQGYPIEAIPENGNALIEALLGAVTNNPNTLHERGCWQSLALEDYLEHFYQLPLVCQQAVWDRWGPPENDHKCRLQNGQYRLMLAGIRLGDTFVGIQPARGFNLDLAANYHDPDLIPPHSYLAFYFWLRHVYQVDAFVHVGKHGNLEWLPGKGTALSEQCWPDIALGAMPHFYPFIVNDPGEGAQAKRRTQAVIIDHLMPPMTRAETYGEMAELENLVDEYYQAMGMDVRRETWLREKILEKVTQTHLLEELSGIDAQNEESVLEGVDAYLCEIKEAQIRHGLHRLGELPEHSKLADTLVALLRLPRGNQDDSRGLLHALVADLALTVKDFDPMQATRSIWMGEKPERLQAISSSEWRTYADTKERLELLAVDLVQRYLLGATETEALMSSLPLTAKLLKHAKQQLLKALHESAKQEIQALLTGLSGGFIAPGPSGAPTRGRLDTLPTGRNFFSVDNRSIPSPAAWAIGQTSAEALLQRHLQEHGDYPSELGLSVWGTATMRTGGDDIAQAFALMGVRPIWAPGSNRVMDFDVLSCMQLGRPRVDVTLRVSGFFRDAFANVMRLYDAAVLAIADFEEPGTGNVIRRHIAEREEALLADGMDPESAKRQASYRVFGSKPGAYGAGLQGLIDERCWDERSDLAEAYVNWGGYAYDGDKHDGVEAKGAFIARLSKLEAVVQNQDNREHDILDSDDYYQFQGGMTNAVTQFRGQAPSVYHNDHSNPSSPKIRTLKEELNRVVRSRVLNPKWIQAMREHGYKGAFEMTATVDYLFAYDATTDLVANYQYEQVTQQLLLDPDNQAFMRDNNPHALEEMAERLLEAIQRGMWQDDNGCEAEIQSLLLDLDQQQEQKR